A genomic region of Leptotrichia hofstadii contains the following coding sequences:
- a CDS encoding S26 family signal peptidase, whose product MDIRTKKFNLIMLSVSIFLAITFTGLHLLSKIYVINVTPSIPLGIYKLEKFDGVLKKGDLVVYEVNDKYKNLTSIKGTMFKSVKPVAAFYEDKVEIKDNRIYVNDEDYGEIFPEISSNFNGKIKEDEVLTLSKVRGTFDGRYYGAIKKSKIEKKARLIYEFRI is encoded by the coding sequence GTGGATATACGAACTAAAAAGTTTAACTTGATAATGCTTTCTGTATCAATATTTCTTGCCATAACATTCACAGGGCTACATCTATTGTCAAAAATTTATGTAATAAATGTAACACCGTCAATTCCATTAGGAATATATAAACTGGAAAAATTTGATGGAGTATTGAAAAAGGGGGATTTAGTTGTTTATGAGGTGAATGATAAATATAAAAATTTGACAAGTATAAAAGGGACAATGTTTAAATCAGTAAAACCTGTTGCGGCATTTTATGAGGATAAAGTTGAGATAAAAGATAATCGGATATATGTAAATGATGAAGATTATGGAGAAATATTTCCTGAAATATCGTCTAATTTCAATGGGAAAATAAAGGAAGATGAAGTTTTGACATTATCTAAAGTCAGGGGGACATTTGACGGAAGATATTATGGTGCAATAAAGAAGTCAAAAATAGAGAAAAAAGCAAGGTTGATATATGAGTTTAGAATATGA
- the traD gene encoding conjugal transfer protein TraD, with amino-acid sequence MSLEYEDKMIKLKSNEKRKIEIHKKIVKTDEKIKEIRREIANDTRRLNTSEKNQKWKQRTRKLIEMGVLLEIADILNEDKATLLGYFMKFQFLSNDEIKDCKIMGGEEFQMREEKKQMLKRRLEKKDEFR; translated from the coding sequence ATGAGTTTAGAATATGAAGATAAGATGATTAAACTGAAATCTAATGAAAAAAGGAAAATTGAAATACATAAGAAAATAGTTAAGACAGATGAAAAAATAAAGGAAATCAGACGAGAAATAGCAAATGATACAAGAAGGCTAAATACATCGGAAAAAAATCAAAAATGGAAGCAAAGAACAAGAAAACTGATTGAAATGGGAGTTCTACTTGAAATTGCGGATATTTTAAATGAAGATAAGGCAACGTTGCTGGGATATTTTATGAAATTTCAGTTTTTAAGCAATGATGAAATTAAAGACTGTAAAATTATGGGTGGTGAAGAGTTTCAGATGAGAGAAGAAAAGAAACAGATGTTGAAACGAAGATTGGAGAAAAAAGATGAGTTTAGATAA
- a CDS encoding DUF4116 domain-containing protein has product MIKSNLTLEQFKLCVTPVLNEEILQKRAENNLDDSKWEKLVMKKLDVNQMKEIRKGFEKGLSEEDVELYVKSGYDSKTMEKIRNMLEKDKNNEYLREYLMLKDKKEIKSITNEKLEKYIEENKMNELRNKADKMEKWYEASIYAGKNTFKYYSSEKIRDDEKYVMKKVKENAKNLEYASERLKNNRDLVLEAVKQDGRALQFASEELKNDKEIVMESVKNYPNSYQYASSEMQKDEDVVTEVLKRNEDALSYGDENIKQEIEEIKEKYKDSDFDGLTDREEKFVYGTNPYLKDTDLDRKSDYEEIKINYTNPKIKSKDIEIER; this is encoded by the coding sequence ATGATAAAATCAAATTTGACTCTTGAACAGTTTAAATTATGTGTAACACCTGTACTTAATGAGGAAATATTGCAAAAAAGAGCTGAAAATAACTTGGATGATAGCAAATGGGAAAAACTTGTGATGAAAAAGCTGGATGTAAATCAGATGAAGGAAATAAGGAAAGGATTTGAAAAAGGATTATCTGAAGAGGATGTTGAGCTGTATGTAAAAAGTGGATATGACAGCAAAACAATGGAAAAAATCAGGAATATGCTTGAAAAAGATAAAAATAACGAGTATCTTCGAGAATATTTGATGTTAAAGGATAAAAAGGAAATAAAATCAATTACTAATGAAAAATTGGAAAAATACATTGAGGAAAACAAAATGAATGAACTTAGAAATAAGGCTGATAAAATGGAAAAATGGTATGAAGCCTCAATATATGCAGGTAAAAATACATTTAAATATTATTCTTCAGAAAAAATAAGAGATGATGAAAAATATGTTATGAAAAAAGTCAAAGAAAATGCGAAAAATCTTGAATATGCAAGTGAAAGGCTTAAAAATAACAGGGATTTAGTTTTGGAAGCAGTAAAACAGGATGGACGTGCTTTACAATTTGCAAGCGAGGAATTAAAAAATGATAAGGAAATAGTGATGGAATCTGTAAAAAACTACCCTAATTCCTATCAATATGCAAGTTCTGAAATGCAAAAGGATGAAGATGTCGTAACGGAAGTTTTAAAAAGAAATGAAGACGCTCTAAGTTATGGAGATGAAAATATTAAACAGGAAATAGAGGAAATTAAGGAAAAATACAAGGACAGTGATTTTGATGGGCTGACAGATAGGGAAGAAAAATTTGTGTATGGAACAAATCCTTATTTAAAAGATACTGATTTGGATAGAAAGAGTGATTATGAGGAAATAAAGATAAATTATACAAATCCGAAAATAAAAAGCAAGGACATTGAAATTGAAAGATAG
- a CDS encoding transglycosylase SLT domain-containing protein, with protein MKKCILFLMIVSKISFSGGEISFQKQKEKVEQERIEKLKMQKDNEADKGKELNNLSKEDTGNIQSQNNRLFYDDKSVKKVNNTSRIQKNIGNRKLIEYIKTQNSRLNENEIQNILGYVFKYSKEYNFNPYLVLAVMNTESHFNHSTVSSAGARGLMQLMPFNFKEFGVDNSISGNIKGGVLHLKRDYEKTGSVSKMLVCYNAGCGRLANNAWKGIKETREYIPKVIQKYNKIINL; from the coding sequence ATGAAAAAATGTATATTGTTTCTTATGATAGTTTCAAAAATTTCCTTTTCTGGGGGAGAGATAAGCTTTCAGAAACAGAAAGAAAAAGTTGAGCAGGAAAGAATTGAGAAATTAAAAATGCAAAAGGATAATGAGGCTGACAAGGGTAAGGAATTAAACAATTTGTCTAAAGAAGATACAGGCAATATCCAATCACAAAACAACAGATTATTTTATGATGATAAGTCTGTAAAAAAAGTTAATAATACTTCTCGTATTCAAAAAAATATTGGAAACAGAAAACTTATTGAATATATTAAAACACAGAACAGCAGACTGAATGAAAATGAAATACAAAATATACTTGGCTATGTTTTCAAATACAGCAAAGAGTATAACTTTAATCCATATTTAGTTTTAGCAGTTATGAATACTGAAAGCCATTTTAATCATTCAACAGTATCAAGTGCTGGAGCAAGAGGGCTTATGCAGTTAATGCCTTTTAATTTTAAGGAATTTGGAGTGGATAACAGCATATCAGGAAATATAAAGGGAGGTGTGTTGCATTTAAAAAGAGATTATGAAAAAACTGGGAGTGTTTCAAAAATGCTGGTCTGCTATAACGCTGGCTGTGGAAGATTAGCAAATAACGCTTGGAAAGGGATAAAGGAAACAAGGGAATACATACCAAAAGTAATTCAGAAATATAATAAAATAATAAACTTGTAA
- a CDS encoding C40 family peptidase → MFNNVVKILMGISVISSLSFSKGEINFQKQLINEDSKKMEIIENNTTKSNKDREEKIRYKIVEFAKTQIGKPYVYGATGNNSFDCSSFVQYVIKRTLGITIPRVSAEQSVFKPKLYNNIKKGDLLFFETLGKGRISHVGMYIGNRQFIHASSKSKRVTVSDFTGFYQDKFRWAVSVI, encoded by the coding sequence ATGTTTAATAATGTTGTAAAAATTTTAATGGGAATATCAGTTATTTCTTCGTTATCTTTTTCTAAGGGGGAAATTAATTTTCAGAAACAATTAATAAATGAAGATAGTAAAAAGATGGAAATAATTGAAAATAACACAACTAAGAGCAATAAGGACAGAGAAGAAAAAATAAGATATAAAATTGTAGAATTTGCAAAAACTCAGATTGGAAAGCCTTATGTATATGGTGCAACTGGAAACAATAGCTTTGACTGCTCCAGCTTTGTACAATATGTGATTAAGAGAACACTAGGAATTACAATTCCACGTGTTTCAGCAGAACAGTCAGTATTTAAGCCAAAACTATATAACAACATTAAAAAAGGAGATTTATTATTTTTTGAAACTTTAGGAAAAGGTAGAATTTCACATGTCGGGATGTATATTGGGAATAGACAGTTTATACATGCCAGTTCAAAAAGCAAAAGAGTAACTGTATCAGACTTTACTGGATTTTATCAAGATAAATTTAGATGGGCAGTGTCGGTTATATAA
- a CDS encoding type IA DNA topoisomerase — translation MKKLIIAEKPSLARNIASALNIRVNKEGYMENEKYIVSWAFGHLFKLRDVDGYVGEKRKWSEVKLPFFPEEFEFELKNDLGIKKQYKILKNLINSNEVDEIVNAGDADREGQIIVDIIINAIKTDKKIKRLWLPEQTEETIRKAVNNLEDNFKYKNLHNEGLARTYMDWLLGINLTRYISLKANTFFPVGRVLIPVIKYIYDKDLAIKNFIPEKYFTIENETMCNGALLKLVCDKKYNLLELEKAKSYSNELNKYKGIVKDITEKEIIFNPPKLFSLSKLQSKLSKEKKMSFAKSLEIIQKLYEKGYITYPRTNTEYLAEEEKEKVKELINLYYGHELEFKDNKKIFDSSKIESHSAIMPTLKIPDMNSLDLEEKIIFETIRNRFISNFLKEKTIINQTEVKIVVGNEVFNLKGKSVKQEGFLKYENQKIDNKLPYFEINQKIDVDFKVVDKLTVPPKKVTEENLSNYLKNPFRKEKNQENEDDTQEYREIMKGVEIGTEATRTGIIENAKKYGYITSEKQNFSITEKGIKLIELLDLLHINLYAEKTVEFSMLQKDIYNNRKTVDDIIEKTKSELQNIINRDAEVEKLEKEMEVIGKCPKCNSNVYENSKSYYCSNYKKGCKTSLWKEASYFGQKIKISKDNAKKLLRGEQVVFKIKSKSGKEYNAHFGIEINGDYLNLQRKDFIKIEK, via the coding sequence ATGAAAAAATTAATAATAGCAGAAAAGCCAAGTCTTGCACGTAATATTGCAAGTGCATTGAATATCAGGGTTAATAAAGAGGGGTATATGGAAAATGAAAAGTATATTGTTTCTTGGGCTTTTGGACATTTGTTTAAATTAAGGGATGTTGATGGATATGTTGGAGAAAAAAGGAAATGGAGTGAAGTTAAACTGCCATTTTTCCCTGAAGAGTTTGAATTTGAATTAAAAAATGATTTGGGAATAAAGAAACAGTATAAGATATTAAAAAACCTTATTAACAGCAATGAAGTTGATGAGATAGTAAATGCGGGAGATGCAGACAGGGAAGGGCAAATTATAGTGGATATTATTATCAATGCCATAAAAACTGATAAGAAGATAAAAAGATTGTGGCTTCCTGAACAAACTGAAGAAACCATAAGGAAAGCTGTAAATAATCTTGAAGATAATTTTAAATATAAAAATTTACATAATGAGGGGCTTGCAAGGACATATATGGACTGGCTTTTGGGAATTAATCTTACTAGATATATTTCATTAAAGGCAAATACATTTTTTCCAGTCGGACGTGTACTCATTCCAGTTATAAAATATATTTACGATAAAGATTTAGCGATTAAAAATTTTATTCCTGAAAAATATTTTACTATTGAAAATGAAACTATGTGTAATGGAGCTTTGTTAAAACTTGTCTGTGATAAAAAATACAACCTTTTAGAACTTGAAAAAGCCAAAAGCTATTCAAATGAGTTAAATAAATATAAAGGAATTGTAAAGGATATAACTGAAAAGGAAATTATTTTTAATCCTCCAAAACTTTTTTCACTTTCAAAATTACAAAGTAAATTATCAAAGGAAAAGAAAATGAGTTTTGCAAAATCGCTTGAAATTATACAGAAACTCTATGAAAAAGGGTATATTACATATCCTAGAACAAATACAGAGTATCTTGCTGAAGAGGAGAAAGAAAAAGTAAAAGAACTTATAAACTTATATTATGGTCATGAATTAGAATTTAAGGACAATAAAAAAATATTTGATAGTAGCAAGATTGAGAGCCACAGCGCAATAATGCCGACTTTAAAAATTCCTGATATGAATAGTTTGGATTTGGAAGAAAAGATAATTTTTGAAACAATAAGAAATAGATTTATTTCTAACTTTTTAAAGGAGAAAACGATAATTAATCAAACAGAAGTAAAAATTGTTGTGGGAAATGAAGTTTTTAACTTGAAAGGAAAATCAGTAAAACAGGAAGGATTTTTAAAATATGAAAATCAGAAGATAGATAATAAGTTGCCATATTTTGAAATTAATCAAAAAATTGATGTTGATTTTAAAGTTGTTGATAAATTAACCGTTCCTCCTAAAAAAGTTACTGAGGAAAATTTGAGTAATTATTTAAAAAACCCTTTTAGAAAAGAAAAAAATCAAGAAAATGAGGACGATACACAAGAATATAGAGAAATAATGAAAGGTGTAGAGATTGGGACGGAGGCGACTAGAACAGGGATAATTGAGAATGCTAAGAAATATGGATATATTACTTCTGAAAAACAGAATTTTAGTATAACTGAAAAAGGAATAAAGTTAATTGAACTGCTGGATTTGCTCCATATTAATCTTTATGCAGAAAAGACTGTTGAGTTTTCTATGCTTCAGAAAGATATTTATAATAACAGAAAAACAGTAGATGATATTATTGAAAAAACTAAAAGTGAGTTACAAAATATAATAAATCGAGATGCAGAAGTTGAAAAACTTGAAAAAGAAATGGAAGTTATTGGAAAATGTCCTAAATGTAACAGTAATGTTTATGAGAACAGTAAAAGTTACTATTGCAGTAATTATAAGAAGGGATGTAAAACATCTCTTTGGAAAGAAGCAAGTTATTTTGGACAAAAAATAAAGATAAGTAAGGATAATGCAAAAAAATTATTAAGAGGGGAACAGGTTGTGTTTAAGATAAAAAGTAAAAGTGGAAAGGAATATAATGCACATTTTGGAATAGAGATAAATGGAGATTATTTGAACTTGCAAAGAAAGGATTTTATAAAAATAGAAAAATGA
- a CDS encoding TnpV protein — MILLDEKFQVLVPNLEEEELNLSRLNSWGRARMKYLEQEKAEFLKNLLMKGEVMEHLFSIQKEVEKFWEIEKPKMMKTMGLTEELKEKDQMEWVRLMNSLLSSLREITYNQIIYK; from the coding sequence ATGATACTGCTGGACGAGAAGTTTCAAGTGCTAGTTCCGAATTTAGAGGAAGAAGAATTAAACTTGAGCAGACTCAACTCTTGGGGACGGGCGAGAATGAAATATTTGGAACAAGAGAAAGCGGAATTTTTGAAAAATCTTCTAATGAAGGGAGAAGTTATGGAACATCTATTTTCAATTCAGAAAGAAGTGGAGAAATTTTGGGAGATAGAAAAACCCAAAATGATGAAAACTATGGGATTAACCGAAGAATTAAAAGAAAAAGATCAAATGGAATGGGTAAGGCTTATGAACAGCCTACTCTCTTCTCTCAGGGAAATAACTTACAATCAGATAATTTACAAATAG
- a CDS encoding DNA methyltransferase, translating into MKKNIFEYVGDLLKTESKYTSKDGKLLKTSIYNDIMTMNEQLLSLLLSDELVKERFFKNLNGILIFDKQKFAWFIESKEFLSDSYTRYINKIGLTHNGNYISKSNDVVLDFPYKDCVLEGGQDKDDQKRKEIFYNEIIASEEINRMLAPKVFTKAKRYSKNGVEENITFNDDDNLIIKGNNLIVLSSLLRRYEGKVKCIYIDPPYNTRNDSFNYNDSFNHSTWLIFMKNRLELARKLLKNDGVIFVSLDDREAHYCKVLMDDIFGSDNYLNDIIWNSTKSVTNTAIISVSHTHTLVYFKNKDYFVKNRTEFRVKDNGEGFSNPDNDSRGPWKADPFQVGGWRPNQQYEIVNPKTGKVYLPNEGCSWKNDYDKFQELLKDNRIIFGATGESGPQRKRFLYEAKERGKVVKTIWDDAGTTTNGTQHLKKLFGKNVFSNPKPEQFIKKILELSTKEGDLVLDYHLGSGTTCAVAHKMRRKYIGVEQMNYIESITLERMKKVILGEKGGISEETKWNGGGTFVYCEILEDAKNLMKMIDDSNESNIDGLKKLIYTDERIIPYVNRYELENLDLEFEQLDFDEKKIVLKKLINKNKLYVNDSDIDDSRYNVSENDKKFTSSFYGGKRTC; encoded by the coding sequence ATGAAAAAGAATATTTTTGAATATGTAGGAGATTTGCTAAAAACAGAGTCTAAATACACTTCAAAAGATGGTAAATTGTTAAAAACGTCTATTTATAATGATATAATGACAATGAATGAACAATTACTTTCGTTATTATTAAGTGATGAACTTGTTAAAGAAAGATTTTTTAAAAACCTTAATGGAATTTTAATTTTTGATAAACAAAAATTTGCATGGTTTATAGAGTCTAAAGAATTTTTATCTGATTCATACACAAGATATATAAATAAAATAGGGCTAACACATAATGGTAATTATATTTCTAAATCAAATGATGTAGTTTTAGACTTCCCTTACAAAGATTGTGTACTTGAAGGTGGGCAAGACAAGGATGACCAAAAACGAAAAGAAATTTTTTATAATGAAATTATTGCGAGTGAAGAAATAAACAGAATGTTAGCACCCAAAGTCTTTACCAAAGCTAAAAGATATTCAAAAAATGGTGTAGAAGAAAACATCACTTTTAATGATGATGACAATTTAATAATAAAAGGGAATAACTTAATTGTATTATCAAGCTTATTAAGAAGATACGAAGGTAAGGTAAAATGTATTTATATAGATCCGCCATATAACACTCGAAATGATAGTTTTAATTATAATGATAGTTTCAATCATTCTACTTGGCTTATATTTATGAAAAATAGGTTGGAATTAGCAAGAAAGCTCTTAAAAAATGATGGAGTTATTTTTGTTAGTTTGGATGACAGAGAAGCACATTATTGTAAAGTATTAATGGATGATATTTTTGGTTCAGACAACTATTTGAATGACATCATTTGGAATTCAACAAAATCAGTTACTAATACCGCTATTATATCTGTATCACATACACATACATTAGTTTATTTTAAAAATAAAGATTATTTTGTTAAAAATAGAACTGAATTTAGAGTTAAAGATAACGGAGAAGGATTTTCAAATCCAGATAATGATTCAAGAGGTCCATGGAAAGCAGACCCTTTTCAAGTAGGAGGTTGGCGTCCTAATCAACAGTATGAAATAGTGAATCCAAAAACTGGCAAAGTATATCTCCCCAACGAAGGTTGTAGTTGGAAAAATGATTACGATAAATTTCAAGAACTTTTAAAGGATAATAGAATTATTTTTGGTGCTACAGGAGAGTCGGGTCCCCAAAGAAAAAGATTTTTATACGAGGCAAAAGAAAGAGGTAAAGTTGTTAAAACTATTTGGGATGATGCAGGAACAACAACTAATGGTACTCAACACTTGAAAAAATTATTTGGTAAAAATGTTTTTAGTAATCCAAAACCAGAACAGTTTATTAAGAAGATTCTAGAACTTTCTACAAAAGAAGGCGATCTAGTTTTAGATTACCATTTGGGGTCAGGTACAACTTGTGCTGTAGCTCATAAGATGAGGAGAAAATATATTGGTGTAGAACAAATGAACTATATTGAATCAATAACTTTGGAACGTATGAAAAAGGTTATTTTAGGTGAAAAAGGAGGAATTTCAGAAGAGACAAAGTGGAATGGAGGGGGTACATTTGTATATTGTGAAATTTTAGAAGATGCTAAAAATCTTATGAAAATGATTGATGACTCAAACGAAAGTAATATTGATGGTTTAAAAAAACTTATATATACAGATGAAAGAATAATACCATATGTAAATAGATATGAGTTAGAGAATTTAGATTTAGAGTTTGAACAGCTTGATTTTGATGAAAAAAAAATAGTATTGAAAAAATTGATTAATAAAAATAAGTTATATGTTAATGATTCGGATATCGACGATTCAAGATATAACGTATCTGAAAATGATAAAAAATTTACCAGCTCATTTTATGGAGGAAAAAGAACATGTTAA
- a CDS encoding DEAD/DEAH box helicase family protein, translating to MEYLYDKIEQYRELVGCKDVPNSILTNLSNRILLRDYQEYALTNFISYYEDEKLLKNKQIHTLFHMATGSGKTVIMAALILYLYTKGYRNFLFFVNQTNVLEKTIDNFINTLSNKYLFNDVIEHLGNKIKIKKVDNFSGNTLDDDIEILFTTTQKFHMDLFEAKENSITYEDFENNKVVFISDESHHINSLTKKPTKDEELVKSSWEYSVMNAFHRNRDSIMLEFTATCDLKDNNVLAKYQDKIIFNYPLSSFRESGYTKDFQNFATDTDLWTRTLIALVMSEYRKFLFTDLKLNIKPVIMLKSQKISESESFYVEFFKSIKNLTTDEIKNLELIGINILNKAIKYFEKKDASLEILKCSIKNSFTEDTSIIMNGSSDNNKENQLLVNSLENTDNPIRTIFAVDMLNEGWDVLNLFDIVRLYDTRQSSGKISTYTIKEAQLIGRGARYCPFIDEDEELKFRRKYDGDLENKNRILETMYFHSKNDSKYISELKQALIATGLQAQAPVTIEYKIKDDFKDSDFYKKSYVFSNKRIPKGRDSVTTIEPSMRTKIYYYTALSGKGNVINLFGDETNNHNSINAKTKRIKFKDIDLNILLGTSEYFEELRFDILKKKYPNLNSKTEFFTSDNFIGNSILEITYTSDELSGRDIFLALKKAFISVSSYVGSLKQEFVGSTEFTPRKLRDILKDKKIYMGQINTDVGKGASQNHCTNDEYRLNLSNENWYVFNDNYGTSEEKLFIKYFKTSIEPKLNEKELEYYVIRNERIPELAIYSFEAGERFEPDFLLFVRKKNNGVNLAYQGYIEPKGTHLLDHDMWKEKFSLEIENVATTDKTVPDNYKIIGFPFFNKENRMEKFEEAINTWLKFNVLK from the coding sequence ATGGAATACTTATACGATAAAATAGAACAATATAGAGAGCTTGTTGGGTGTAAAGACGTTCCTAATAGCATTTTAACAAATCTTTCTAATAGAATATTATTACGTGATTATCAAGAATATGCACTAACTAATTTTATATCATATTACGAAGATGAAAAATTATTAAAAAATAAACAAATTCATACACTTTTTCATATGGCTACAGGAAGTGGAAAAACCGTCATAATGGCAGCTCTTATCCTTTATTTGTACACAAAAGGGTACAGAAATTTTTTGTTTTTTGTAAATCAGACAAACGTACTTGAGAAGACGATTGATAACTTTATCAACACACTTTCTAATAAGTATTTGTTTAATGATGTGATTGAACATTTAGGCAATAAAATCAAAATTAAAAAAGTTGATAATTTCAGTGGGAATACATTAGATGATGATATTGAAATACTTTTTACAACTACTCAAAAATTTCATATGGATTTATTTGAAGCAAAAGAAAATTCTATAACTTATGAAGATTTTGAAAACAATAAAGTTGTGTTTATTTCAGATGAAAGTCATCATATTAACTCACTAACTAAGAAGCCAACTAAAGACGAGGAATTAGTAAAAAGTAGTTGGGAATATTCAGTAATGAATGCTTTTCATAGAAACAGAGATAGTATTATGCTCGAATTTACTGCAACTTGTGATTTAAAAGATAACAATGTTCTTGCAAAATATCAAGATAAAATTATATTTAACTATCCTTTAAGTTCTTTTAGAGAAAGTGGATACACTAAAGATTTTCAAAATTTTGCAACAGATACGGATTTATGGACTAGAACTTTAATCGCATTAGTAATGAGTGAATACAGAAAATTTCTGTTCACAGATTTAAAGTTAAATATAAAACCTGTAATAATGTTAAAATCTCAAAAAATATCAGAGTCTGAAAGTTTTTATGTTGAATTTTTTAAAAGCATTAAAAATCTTACAACAGATGAAATTAAGAATTTGGAGTTAATTGGAATCAATATATTGAATAAAGCTATTAAATATTTTGAAAAAAAAGATGCTAGTTTAGAAATTTTAAAATGTTCTATAAAAAATTCATTTACAGAAGACACTTCTATTATTATGAATGGTTCGTCTGATAATAACAAAGAAAATCAGTTATTGGTAAATTCACTGGAAAACACAGACAATCCAATTAGAACAATATTTGCGGTTGATATGTTGAATGAAGGTTGGGATGTATTAAATTTATTTGATATAGTTCGTTTATATGATACTAGACAATCAAGTGGAAAAATTAGCACATATACAATCAAGGAAGCACAATTAATTGGTAGAGGTGCAAGATACTGCCCATTTATTGATGAAGATGAGGAATTGAAGTTTAGACGTAAATATGATGGAGATTTAGAAAATAAAAATAGAATACTAGAAACAATGTACTTTCATAGTAAAAATGATTCTAAATATATTTCAGAGTTAAAACAGGCTTTGATTGCAACTGGTCTTCAGGCACAAGCTCCTGTTACGATCGAGTATAAGATTAAAGATGATTTTAAAGATAGTGATTTTTATAAAAAAAGTTATGTGTTTTCAAATAAAAGAATACCTAAAGGAAGAGATAGTGTTACAACTATTGAACCAAGTATGAGAACAAAAATTTATTATTATACTGCTCTTTCTGGAAAAGGTAATGTAATTAACTTATTTGGAGATGAAACGAACAATCATAATTCAATAAATGCTAAAACAAAAAGAATAAAATTCAAAGATATAGACTTAAACATTTTATTAGGCACTAGCGAATATTTTGAAGAGTTACGATTTGATATTCTAAAGAAAAAATATCCCAACTTAAATTCTAAGACAGAATTTTTTACTTCTGATAACTTTATTGGAAATTCAATTTTAGAAATAACATATACTTCTGATGAACTTTCCGGAAGAGATATATTTTTAGCATTAAAAAAAGCATTTATTTCAGTTTCTTCTTATGTGGGTTCATTAAAACAAGAATTTGTTGGTTCTACAGAGTTTACACCTAGAAAGTTGAGAGATATATTAAAGGATAAAAAGATTTATATGGGACAAATAAATACTGATGTGGGCAAAGGGGCTTCACAAAATCATTGTACAAACGATGAATATAGACTTAATTTAAGTAATGAAAATTGGTATGTGTTTAACGATAATTATGGTACAAGTGAAGAGAAATTGTTTATAAAATATTTCAAAACTTCGATTGAACCTAAATTAAACGAAAAAGAATTAGAATATTATGTTATTAGAAATGAGAGAATACCAGAACTTGCAATTTATTCGTTTGAAGCAGGAGAAAGATTTGAACCGGACTTTTTACTTTTTGTAAGGAAGAAAAATAATGGAGTAAATTTAGCCTATCAAGGATATATTGAACCTAAAGGTACGCATTTATTAGACCATGATATGTGGAAAGAAAAATTTTCTTTAGAAATAGAAAATGTGGCGACAACTGATAAAACAGTTCCTGATAATTATAAAATAATAGGTTTTCCATTTTTTAATAAAGAAAACAGAATGGAAAAATTTGAAGAAGCAATTAACACATGGCTTAAGTTTAACGTACTAAAGTGA
- a CDS encoding transposase, with amino-acid sequence MNKRSKRYTDEFKMLILELLEEGRTKKSLENEYGVATTTIRKWEKEFKGIIDKKYNANEALNEIMALKRKLQQEMDKNKKLEKELEPKELDIDILKKASAILMKK; translated from the coding sequence ATGAACAAGAGAAGTAAAAGGTACACAGATGAATTTAAAATGTTAATTTTAGAATTGCTGGAAGAAGGAAGAACAAAAAAATCATTAGAAAATGAATATGGGGTAGCAACGACAACAATCAGAAAATGGGAAAAAGAATTTAAAGGAATCATAGATAAAAAATACAATGCTAACGAAGCTTTAAATGAAATTATGGCCTTAAAAAGGAAACTGCAACAAGAAATGGATAAAAATAAAAAATTAGAAAAAGAGCTGGAACCAAAGGAATTAGATATTGACATATTAAAAAAGGCATCAGCCATATTGATGAAAAAATAA